From a region of the Flavobacteriales bacterium genome:
- a CDS encoding HK97 gp10 family phage protein, which translates to MTQIDIEVTFNPPDLAQRMRNYPERLEREMEQTMKQSLLHVQGSVPQYPSPPSGSGYVRTGTMGRSIGLDGQAEIYETRRIGGGYEARLGTRLEYAPYVIGDDTQAWMHKGRWWTLKKVGEKAKPGIERLFEAMSKRLAAFLDGR; encoded by the coding sequence ATGACACAGATTGACATCGAGGTGACATTCAACCCGCCTGACCTTGCCCAGCGGATGCGCAACTACCCGGAACGGCTGGAGCGCGAGATGGAACAAACGATGAAACAATCGTTGTTGCATGTTCAGGGCAGCGTACCGCAATACCCCTCCCCGCCGTCGGGTAGCGGTTACGTTCGCACAGGGACGATGGGCCGCAGCATCGGGCTGGACGGGCAAGCCGAGATTTACGAGACGCGGCGCATTGGCGGCGGCTACGAGGCGCGGCTGGGCACGCGGCTGGAATATGCGCCATACGTCATCGGTGATGATACCCAGGCATGGATGCACAAGGGGCGATGGTGGACGCTGAAGAAAGTCGGAGAGAAGGCGAAGCCGGGCATTGAACGATTGTTCGAGGCAATGTCAAAGAGGCTGGCCGCGTTTCTGGACGGGCGATGA
- a CDS encoding DNA modification methylase encodes MTNYRNRILGLEYIKTADLTEHPGNWREHPAAQAEALKGVLNEVGIAGALLAYRSQRQGGALVVIDGHLRKDAAPQTWPVLVLDVDDAEADYLLATHDPLAAMATADAGALDALLSSVQSGEAAVQQMLAELAEGAGLYPPQEDPQDAEPKIDRAEDLRVKWGVETGQIWRLSSRTAGREHRLICGDCTDGDVVERVMGGKMAGMVFTDPPFATFASSTGKLEITDFGMIRPFYEKLLDATLPCVERGRALFICCDWRSYPMLFGLGKIDPKNLIVWVHGAMRMGANFRPQHEFILYALNTGFNARFASRIKDYELWKIEDRSIGDVWDIPQAEASPGANRIHISQKPVRLPEFAIIHCSREGEIVGDWFSGSGTVLIAAENTGRVCRGVEISPGYVAVALQRYSDAFGITPELID; translated from the coding sequence ATGACAAATTACCGCAATCGCATCTTGGGACTTGAATATATCAAGACTGCCGACTTGACGGAACACCCCGGCAACTGGAGAGAACATCCGGCTGCCCAGGCTGAGGCGCTGAAAGGCGTCCTCAATGAAGTCGGCATTGCGGGCGCTCTGTTAGCCTACCGCAGCCAGCGGCAGGGCGGGGCGCTGGTCGTCATTGACGGCCATCTACGCAAAGACGCCGCCCCGCAGACGTGGCCGGTGCTGGTGCTGGATGTTGACGACGCCGAGGCCGACTACCTTCTCGCTACCCACGACCCTTTAGCGGCAATGGCGACGGCCGACGCCGGGGCGCTTGACGCGCTGCTATCGAGCGTGCAGAGTGGCGAGGCGGCGGTGCAGCAGATGCTGGCGGAGTTGGCTGAGGGGGCGGGGCTGTACCCGCCACAGGAAGACCCGCAGGACGCCGAGCCGAAGATTGACCGGGCGGAGGATCTGCGGGTGAAGTGGGGGGTGGAAACAGGGCAGATATGGCGATTGTCGAGCCGGACGGCGGGGAGGGAGCATCGGTTGATTTGTGGGGATTGTACGGATGGGGATGTGGTGGAGCGGGTGATGGGGGGGAAGATGGCGGGGATGGTGTTTACTGATCCCCCATTTGCTACTTTTGCAAGTTCGACAGGAAAACTAGAGATTACAGACTTTGGGATGATTCGCCCGTTTTATGAGAAGTTGTTAGATGCTACCTTGCCCTGTGTGGAGCGTGGAAGGGCCTTATTTATTTGTTGTGATTGGCGTAGTTATCCGATGCTGTTTGGGTTGGGAAAGATTGATCCCAAGAATCTGATTGTCTGGGTTCATGGTGCGATGAGGATGGGGGCGAATTTTCGGCCCCAGCACGAATTCATTCTGTATGCGTTGAACACTGGTTTTAACGCCAGATTCGCAAGCAGAATAAAGGATTATGAGCTTTGGAAAATCGAGGATCGGAGCATAGGCGATGTTTGGGATATCCCACAAGCCGAGGCATCGCCGGGAGCTAACCGGATACATATAAGTCAAAAACCAGTGAGGTTACCTGAGTTCGCGATCATACATTGTAGCCGTGAGGGCGAGATTGTGGGGGATTGGTTTTCAGGCTCCGGGACTGTTCTCATTGCGGCGGAGAATACGGGGCGGGTGTGTCGGGGGGTTGAGATTTCGCCGGGGTATGTGGCGGTGGCGTTGCAGCGGTACAGTGATGCCTTCGGTATCACGCCGGAGTTAATCGACTAA